In Planctomycetota bacterium, the following are encoded in one genomic region:
- the rpsO gene encoding 30S ribosomal protein S15 — protein sequence MATQVKQDLIQNYRTHEGDTGSPEVQVALLTERIRHLTEHLKTHRKDHSSRRGLLKMVGRRARLLKYLLLHDRKRYQTVIERLGIRR from the coding sequence ATGGCAACGCAGGTGAAGCAGGATCTGATTCAGAACTACCGGACTCACGAAGGCGACACAGGGTCGCCGGAAGTCCAGGTCGCGCTCCTGACGGAACGCATCCGCCACCTGACCGAACACCTGAAGACCCACCGCAAGGACCATTCGTCCCGCCGGGGTCTCTTGAAGATGGTGGGCCGGCGTGCCCGTCTGTTGAAGTACCTTCTGCTGCACGACCGCAAGCGCTACCAAACGGTCATCGAGCGGCTCGGCATTCGCCGGTAA